A region of Thermovibrio ammonificans HB-1 DNA encodes the following proteins:
- a CDS encoding UbiA-like polyprenyltransferase, with product MGSLAEKAKNYLELIKVEHTVFALPFALTAALLAAKGFPSLRQLLWISVALFGARTAAMSLNRLIDADIDAKNPRTANRHIPRGVVGKWEALLLAVAGFAIMVFAAYKLNPLALKLSPVAIGVLTLYSFTKRFTSLCHIVLGIAIALAPLGAWIAVKGTVDSTALVLSASVGLWVAGFDVIYAIQDVEFDRKEGLYSIPARLGVEKALLLSRLFHVLTLAGLIYVGVKEGMGPLYYIGLAISAALMVKEHIIVARDRSKIGYAFFNLNGYISLTVFFFTLLDFLWRRVGAF from the coding sequence ATGGGTAGCTTGGCGGAGAAGGCAAAGAACTACCTTGAGCTTATAAAGGTTGAACACACCGTTTTTGCCCTGCCGTTTGCCCTTACAGCCGCCCTACTTGCCGCAAAGGGGTTCCCCTCCCTAAGGCAGCTGCTTTGGATATCGGTGGCCCTGTTCGGGGCGAGAACCGCGGCAATGAGCCTGAACAGGCTTATAGACGCCGATATAGACGCCAAAAACCCCAGAACGGCAAACAGGCACATCCCGAGGGGCGTTGTAGGGAAGTGGGAAGCCCTCCTACTGGCGGTGGCGGGATTTGCCATTATGGTGTTTGCGGCTTACAAGCTCAACCCGTTGGCCTTGAAGCTCTCCCCCGTTGCAATAGGGGTGCTGACGCTCTACTCCTTTACAAAACGGTTTACGAGCCTGTGCCACATAGTTCTCGGCATTGCAATAGCCCTTGCACCCCTGGGAGCGTGGATAGCGGTTAAAGGAACGGTAGACTCCACGGCACTGGTGCTTTCGGCCTCGGTAGGCCTGTGGGTTGCCGGGTTCGACGTTATATACGCCATTCAAGACGTAGAGTTCGATAGAAAGGAGGGGCTCTACTCCATACCGGCAAGGCTGGGGGTAGAAAAGGCCCTGCTGCTGTCGAGGCTGTTTCACGTGCTCACCCTGGCCGGCCTGATATACGTGGGGGTAAAGGAGGGCATGGGCCCCCTTTACTACATAGGACTTGCAATTTCGGCCGCCCTAATGGTTAAAGAGCACATAATAGTGGCAAGGGACAGGAGTAAAATAGGCTACGCCTTCTTCAACCTAAACGGTTACATATCCCTTACGGTCTTCTTCTTCACACTACTGGACTTCCTCTGGAGGAGAGTTGGAGCTTTTTAA
- a CDS encoding HAD-IIA family hydrolase, whose translation MVGFLLDLEGTLVKDKSYTPIPEALEFVKELEERKIPWLVATNNSTEKPTVLAEILREKGFPVTREKILSPSLLASLFLKREGVKSIYFLGTDKVKEFFREEGFEVREDHKVDAVVVGRDREINYGKLKTATSAVVKNGAKLFSFHMNRLILDPDGLVGPSVGAIATAISYASNRPVTSFGKPSKEYFKKAFELLGISDPKKVYMVSDDPFTDLAEGKKVAGFKTVFVLSGKYPTQEVLAEIPKELHPDYVFPHAGYCRELVNG comes from the coding sequence ATGGTGGGATTTCTCCTGGACCTTGAAGGGACTTTGGTGAAGGATAAGAGCTATACGCCAATTCCCGAAGCCCTGGAGTTCGTTAAAGAGCTTGAAGAGAGGAAGATTCCGTGGCTGGTGGCAACCAACAACTCTACCGAGAAGCCCACGGTACTTGCGGAGATTCTCAGGGAGAAGGGATTCCCCGTTACACGGGAGAAAATCCTCTCTCCGTCGCTCCTTGCAAGTCTCTTTTTAAAGAGGGAAGGGGTAAAGTCCATCTACTTCCTCGGAACCGATAAAGTTAAAGAGTTCTTCCGGGAAGAGGGTTTTGAGGTAAGGGAAGACCATAAAGTAGACGCCGTGGTTGTAGGCAGGGACAGAGAGATAAACTACGGGAAGCTGAAAACGGCAACTTCGGCGGTTGTTAAGAACGGAGCGAAGCTCTTTTCGTTCCACATGAACAGGCTGATACTCGACCCCGACGGCCTGGTGGGCCCGAGCGTAGGCGCCATAGCAACGGCCATCTCTTACGCCTCAAACAGGCCTGTTACCTCTTTCGGTAAACCCTCTAAGGAGTATTTCAAGAAGGCTTTTGAGCTTCTGGGAATCTCCGACCCCAAAAAGGTTTACATGGTAAGTGACGACCCGTTTACAGACCTTGCAGAGGGGAAAAAGGTCGCAGGCTTTAAAACGGTATTCGTCCTCAGCGGCAAGTACCCGACCCAAGAGGTTCTCGCAGAAATACCGAAAGAGCTTCACCCCGACTACGTCTTCCCCCACGCAGGCTACTGCAGGGAGCTTGTAAATGGGTAG
- a CDS encoding dicarboxylate/amino acid:cation symporter → MKGRFVAAMVAGVVAGFLVGGLFPQAGLKVKVVGELFLNALKMVVLPLIVVSIANAVLNMETLERFRSIGLRALVYYTTTTALAVATGLAVVILLKPGEGVKLAAGAVEVKKAGFSLESLVTSLVPPNLFEALVNFNVLGVIVATMLFSLAAISVEWERELLLKQVLEELDTVLMRLTGWIVRLAPVGIFALIAYKVAAMGGAQAVVPVLKSLGKYTATVLLGLAVHGFITLPLIYFVVTRENPYKLLLRVKEALITAFATASSSATLPVTIERAVEAGVKREVAEFTLPLGATVNMDGTALYEAVAAIFLAQSYGIELSLPQYLAVFLTATLAAIGAAGIPEAGLVTMVLVLKSIGVPLEGIGIILAIDWFLDRCRTAVNVLGDIIGAAIISRSVWGK, encoded by the coding sequence TTGAAGGGTAGGTTTGTTGCGGCTATGGTGGCAGGCGTAGTGGCAGGATTTCTGGTAGGGGGTCTTTTCCCCCAAGCGGGTCTAAAGGTTAAGGTTGTAGGCGAGCTCTTTCTGAACGCACTGAAGATGGTTGTTCTGCCGCTGATTGTGGTCTCTATAGCCAACGCCGTTTTAAACATGGAAACCTTAGAGCGGTTTCGCTCGATAGGCCTGAGGGCTCTTGTTTACTACACAACCACTACGGCCCTGGCAGTTGCAACCGGGTTGGCGGTGGTTATCCTCTTAAAACCCGGAGAGGGGGTAAAACTGGCAGCAGGAGCGGTTGAGGTTAAAAAGGCCGGGTTCTCGCTGGAGAGCCTTGTAACTTCCCTCGTTCCTCCGAACCTGTTTGAGGCTCTCGTAAACTTTAACGTGCTCGGCGTAATTGTTGCCACAATGCTCTTTTCCCTTGCGGCAATATCGGTAGAGTGGGAGAGGGAGCTTCTCCTCAAACAGGTGCTCGAAGAGCTCGACACGGTGTTGATGAGGCTTACAGGCTGGATAGTGAGGCTCGCCCCGGTAGGAATATTTGCCCTGATAGCCTATAAGGTAGCGGCAATGGGAGGGGCCCAGGCCGTAGTGCCCGTTTTAAAGTCGCTCGGCAAGTATACGGCAACCGTCCTGCTGGGGCTTGCCGTCCACGGTTTCATCACCCTTCCCCTCATCTACTTTGTGGTAACCCGGGAGAACCCTTACAAGCTGCTCCTTAGAGTAAAGGAGGCCCTTATAACCGCTTTTGCAACAGCCTCATCTTCGGCAACCCTGCCGGTAACAATCGAGAGGGCCGTTGAGGCCGGGGTAAAGAGGGAGGTAGCCGAGTTTACCCTCCCTTTAGGAGCAACCGTTAATATGGACGGAACCGCACTGTACGAGGCCGTTGCCGCAATATTCCTCGCCCAGAGCTACGGAATCGAGCTGTCGCTCCCCCAGTACTTGGCCGTTTTCCTCACGGCAACCCTTGCGGCAATAGGAGCCGCAGGCATCCCGGAGGCGGGACTCGTTACGATGGTGCTCGTTTTAAAGTCTATAGGCGTTCCCCTTGAGGGAATAGGGATAATCCTGGCAATAGACTGGTTCCTCGACAGGTGCAGAACGGCTGTTAACGTTCTCGGTGATATAATCGGCGCAGCAATCATCTCAAGGAGCGTATGGGGTAAGTGA
- the ychF gene encoding redox-regulated ATPase YchF — MGFNCGIVGLPNVGKSTLFNALTSSAKAESANYPFCTIEPNVGIVEVPDERLYKIAEVVKPKKVTPTTIEFVDIAGLVKGASKGEGLGNQFLANIRGVDAIAHVVRCFADDNVVHVDGSVDPIRDIETINLELVLKDLESVERRIQKVAKQAKSGDKKLKAELEALERIKAILEAGERVYPHLKELDEEGKKVVKELALLTAKPVMYVANVDEEALFEDNEFVRQVKEFAAKEGAPVVKICAKVEAELAELEPEERKEFLKELGLKEPGLNAVIREGYRLLDLITFFTAGEQEVRAWTVKRGTKAPQAAGKIHSDIERGFIRAEVIRYEDLIREGSIQACKEKGLMRLEGKDYEVQDGDVIYFRFNV, encoded by the coding sequence ATGGGATTCAACTGCGGAATAGTGGGTCTGCCCAACGTGGGGAAGTCTACCCTTTTTAACGCCCTTACGAGTTCGGCCAAGGCCGAGTCTGCAAACTACCCCTTCTGTACCATTGAGCCCAACGTGGGGATAGTAGAGGTCCCTGACGAGAGGCTCTACAAAATTGCCGAGGTGGTAAAACCCAAAAAGGTTACACCCACAACCATAGAGTTCGTTGATATAGCCGGCCTTGTGAAAGGGGCAAGTAAAGGGGAAGGTTTGGGTAATCAGTTTCTCGCCAACATTAGGGGTGTAGATGCCATAGCCCACGTTGTCCGCTGCTTTGCAGACGACAACGTTGTTCACGTGGACGGCTCTGTAGACCCTATCAGGGACATAGAGACAATAAACCTTGAGCTGGTTTTAAAAGACCTTGAGAGCGTTGAGAGGCGTATCCAAAAGGTTGCCAAGCAGGCAAAGAGCGGCGATAAAAAGTTGAAGGCCGAGCTTGAAGCCCTTGAGCGTATAAAGGCCATACTGGAGGCCGGCGAGAGGGTTTACCCTCACCTTAAAGAGCTCGACGAAGAGGGCAAAAAGGTGGTGAAGGAGCTTGCCCTCTTAACAGCCAAGCCGGTGATGTACGTTGCCAACGTAGATGAAGAGGCCCTCTTTGAGGACAACGAGTTTGTCCGTCAGGTGAAAGAGTTTGCTGCCAAGGAGGGGGCTCCCGTTGTGAAGATATGTGCAAAGGTAGAGGCAGAGCTCGCCGAGCTCGAGCCGGAGGAGAGGAAAGAGTTCTTAAAGGAGCTCGGCCTTAAGGAGCCCGGACTTAACGCCGTTATACGGGAAGGTTACAGGCTTTTAGACCTTATAACCTTTTTCACCGCCGGTGAGCAGGAGGTTAGGGCCTGGACCGTTAAGAGGGGGACCAAGGCTCCTCAGGCGGCCGGGAAGATTCACTCCGACATAGAGAGGGGATTTATCAGGGCGGAAGTTATACGCTACGAAGACCTCATAAGGGAGGGCTCCATTCAGGCCTGTAAGGAGAAGGGCCTTATGCGCCTTGAGGGTAAAGATTACGAAGTTCAAGACGGAGATGTAATCTACTTCAGGTTCAACGTATGA
- the recO gene encoding DNA repair protein RecO, producing the protein MKFRAFVLKSAYLGKGLRVLTVYGEKVGSHSLIVKVPKEEFPLKYEPFSLTFFSVKELGEKREVVGARLIRSHFPSSVAQFKYRFKLTGLLVGKQLPWEERLFKLLESYLPITSDFKLAYLMFLLKFTYIEGLYPVLNRCVVCGSFSFNAFSLKEGGVVCERCASGGELPWSYRDSKLALRLTKLPFKEAKGLHLPGEGYRRLVSAFEKHLAQRTQ; encoded by the coding sequence ATGAAGTTCAGGGCTTTTGTCCTTAAAAGCGCGTATCTCGGTAAGGGCCTGCGGGTCCTTACCGTTTACGGGGAGAAGGTGGGGAGTCACTCTTTAATCGTTAAGGTCCCAAAAGAGGAGTTTCCTTTAAAGTACGAGCCCTTCTCTCTAACCTTTTTCTCTGTGAAGGAGTTGGGCGAAAAGAGGGAGGTTGTTGGGGCCAGGTTGATACGCTCCCACTTCCCCTCTTCTGTTGCCCAGTTTAAATACCGCTTTAAGCTGACGGGGCTGCTGGTCGGGAAGCAGCTTCCGTGGGAGGAGAGGCTCTTTAAGCTCCTTGAGAGCTACCTTCCGATAACTTCTGACTTTAAACTGGCCTACCTGATGTTCCTTCTGAAGTTTACCTACATAGAGGGGCTCTACCCGGTTTTGAACAGGTGCGTTGTTTGCGGTTCCTTCTCCTTTAACGCCTTTTCCCTTAAAGAGGGCGGTGTTGTGTGTGAGCGCTGTGCCTCCGGGGGAGAGCTCCCCTGGAGTTACAGGGACTCAAAGCTTGCCCTCAGGCTGACGAAGCTCCCTTTTAAGGAAGCCAAAGGGCTTCACCTTCCCGGTGAAGGTTACCGCAGGCTCGTGTCCGCTTTTGAAAAACACCTGGCTCAGAGGACCCAATGA